From one Thalassobaculum sp. OXR-137 genomic stretch:
- a CDS encoding gamma carbonic anhydrase family protein gives MPALIRPHHGQTPRVAAGAFIAETAVLIGEVEIGEDASIWYGTVLRGDGRSITVGARTNIQDGTIVHITSDRFATVIGSGITIGHGAIIHACTLEDDSFVGMGATVMDGAVVQRHGMVAAGALVTPGKVVPTGELWAGSPAKKMRDLTDADFAQIHRSAEHYCELARSYMVGR, from the coding sequence ATGCCCGCCCTTATCCGACCCCATCACGGCCAGACGCCCCGCGTGGCGGCAGGCGCCTTCATCGCCGAGACCGCCGTGCTGATCGGCGAGGTCGAGATCGGCGAGGACGCCTCGATCTGGTACGGCACGGTGCTGCGCGGCGACGGCCGGTCGATCACGGTCGGCGCGCGCACCAATATCCAGGACGGAACCATCGTCCACATCACCTCCGACCGGTTCGCGACGGTGATCGGGTCCGGCATCACCATCGGCCATGGCGCCATCATCCACGCCTGTACGCTGGAGGATGACAGCTTCGTCGGCATGGGCGCTACCGTGATGGACGGTGCTGTGGTTCAGCGCCACGGCATGGTGGCCGCCGGCGCCCTGGTCACGCCGGGCAAGGTGGTGCCGACGGGCGAGCTCTGGGCCGGATCGCCGGCGAAGAAGATGCGCGACCTCACCGATGCCGACTTCGCCCAGATCCACCGCTCGGCCGAGCATTACTGCGAACTCGCCCGCAGCTACATGGTCGGACGGTGA
- a CDS encoding NAD(P)H-dependent oxidoreductase, whose translation MSKRIFIWVAHPKADSLCKGLADAYQSGAQETGSEVRRMDLSAMTFDLNTDGYGADAPPLEPDLIAWQEAVAWADHILVVHPYWWGSMPTKAKSVIDRALAPGFAFKYHRRGLAWDKLLTGKTADVMITSDTPPLLDTLIYWRPGRRVMRHQILGFCGVKTRRAVQFGPVKTATPEKIDGWIARSRKLGIRATA comes from the coding sequence ATGAGCAAACGAATCTTCATCTGGGTTGCCCATCCCAAGGCGGACTCCCTGTGCAAGGGCCTGGCCGACGCGTACCAGTCCGGCGCCCAGGAAACCGGGTCGGAGGTCCGGCGCATGGATCTCAGCGCCATGACCTTCGATCTGAACACCGACGGCTACGGGGCCGATGCCCCGCCGCTGGAGCCGGACCTGATCGCCTGGCAGGAAGCGGTGGCCTGGGCCGACCACATCCTGGTCGTGCATCCCTACTGGTGGGGCTCGATGCCGACCAAGGCGAAGTCGGTGATCGACCGGGCGCTCGCCCCCGGCTTCGCCTTCAAGTACCACCGGCGTGGTCTCGCCTGGGACAAGCTGCTGACCGGGAAGACCGCCGACGTGATGATCACCTCCGATACTCCGCCGCTGCTCGACACGCTGATCTACTGGCGCCCCGGCCGCCGGGTCATGCGCCACCAGATCCTCGGCTTCTGCGGGGTGAAGACACGGCGGGCGGTGCAGTTCGGCCCGGTGAAGACCGCCACGCCCGAGAAGATCGACGGCTGGATCGCCCGGTCCAGGAAGCTCGGGATCCGGGCGACCGCCTGA
- the rplM gene encoding 50S ribosomal protein L13, translated as MRTYSAKPSEIEKKWVVVDAEGLVLGRLASIIANYLRGKHKPTFTPHMDCGDNVIVVNAEKVKLTGNKMTQKQYYWHTGHPGGIKSRRVDQVLAGAHPERVITKAVQRMIARGPLGRQQMSNLRVYAGAEHPHEAQQPQVLDVAAMNPKNAR; from the coding sequence ATGCGGACCTATTCGGCAAAGCCGAGCGAGATCGAGAAGAAGTGGGTTGTGGTCGATGCCGAAGGGCTCGTCCTCGGCCGGCTCGCTTCGATCATCGCGAACTACCTGCGCGGCAAGCACAAGCCGACCTTCACCCCGCACATGGACTGCGGTGACAACGTCATCGTCGTCAATGCGGAGAAGGTCAAGCTGACCGGCAACAAGATGACGCAGAAGCAGTACTACTGGCACACGGGCCATCCGGGCGGCATCAAGTCCCGCCGGGTCGACCAGGTGCTGGCCGGCGCGCATCCCGAGCGCGTGATCACCAAGGCGGTGCAGCGGATGATCGCCCGCGGCCCGCTCGGCCGTCAGCAGATGTCCAACCTGCGGGTCTATGCCGGTGCGGAGCATCCGCATGAGGCGCAGCAGCCCCAGGTGCTGGACGTTGCGGCCATGAACCCGAAGAACGCGAGGTAA
- a CDS encoding TetR/AcrR family transcriptional regulator has translation MSSAQPDTRERILTAAWSLLEEGGGRGVRMADVARQAGVSRQAVYLHFPSRAELLIETTRYIDAVKDVEGRLAECRAAVGGRARMEAFIRAWCGYIPEVHGVCGALLAMRDSDAEAAAAWDDRMAALREGCAAIVQDLTADGDLHPDLDADEATDLLWTLLSVRNWEHLTGDRGWSQERYVAAMQRMSQRVLCAD, from the coding sequence ATGTCAAGTGCCCAGCCCGATACCCGCGAACGCATTCTCACCGCCGCCTGGTCCCTTCTGGAGGAAGGCGGGGGCCGAGGCGTCCGCATGGCCGATGTGGCGCGGCAGGCTGGGGTCAGCCGCCAGGCCGTCTATCTCCACTTTCCCAGCCGCGCCGAGCTGCTGATCGAGACCACCCGCTATATCGATGCGGTGAAGGACGTGGAGGGGCGGCTGGCCGAGTGTCGGGCGGCGGTCGGCGGACGGGCGCGGATGGAGGCCTTCATCCGTGCCTGGTGCGGCTACATCCCCGAAGTGCATGGGGTGTGCGGCGCGTTGCTGGCCATGCGCGACAGCGATGCCGAGGCGGCGGCCGCGTGGGACGACCGCATGGCGGCCCTGCGCGAGGGTTGTGCGGCAATCGTGCAGGATCTGACCGCCGACGGCGACCTGCACCCGGACCTGGATGCCGACGAGGCGACCGACTTGCTGTGGACCCTTCTGTCTGTCCGGAACTGGGAGCATCTGACCGGCGACCGCGGCTGGTCGCAGGAGCGCTACGTCGCGGCGATGCAGAGGATGTCGCAGCGGGTGCTCTGCGCGGATTAG
- the yghU gene encoding glutathione-dependent disulfide-bond oxidoreductase produces MNDMPSYTPPKVWTWDKENGGRFASTNRPVAGATHDKELPVGEHALQLYSLGTPNGVKVTIMLEELLAAGHKGAEYDAWIIKIGDGDQFGSGFVGINPNSKIPALLDRSVDKPIRVFESGSILFYLAEKFGAFLPTDPAKRTETMNWLFWQMGSAPYLGGGFGHFYAYAPDKWEYPINRFAMETKRQLDVMERQLAENQYIAGDEYTIADMAIWGWYGQLAQGKLYDAGEFLDVASYKNVQRWTNELAERKGVKRGRVVNRVRGEDNEKLEERHSAADIDALGL; encoded by the coding sequence ATGAACGACATGCCGTCCTACACGCCGCCCAAGGTCTGGACCTGGGACAAGGAAAACGGCGGACGCTTTGCCAGCACGAACCGCCCGGTCGCCGGCGCCACCCACGACAAGGAGCTGCCGGTCGGCGAGCATGCGCTACAGCTCTACTCGCTCGGCACCCCGAACGGCGTGAAGGTCACCATCATGCTGGAGGAGCTACTGGCCGCCGGTCATAAGGGCGCGGAGTACGACGCCTGGATCATCAAGATCGGCGACGGCGACCAGTTCGGCAGCGGCTTCGTGGGGATCAACCCGAACTCCAAGATCCCGGCCCTGCTCGACCGCAGCGTCGACAAGCCGATCCGGGTCTTCGAATCCGGCTCGATCCTGTTCTACCTGGCGGAGAAGTTCGGCGCCTTCCTGCCGACGGATCCGGCCAAGCGCACCGAGACCATGAACTGGCTGTTCTGGCAGATGGGCAGCGCGCCGTATCTCGGCGGCGGCTTCGGCCATTTCTACGCCTATGCGCCGGACAAGTGGGAGTATCCGATCAACCGCTTCGCCATGGAGACCAAGCGCCAGCTCGACGTCATGGAGCGCCAGCTCGCCGAGAACCAGTACATCGCCGGCGACGAATACACGATCGCCGACATGGCCATCTGGGGTTGGTACGGCCAGCTCGCCCAGGGCAAGCTCTACGATGCGGGCGAGTTCCTGGACGTGGCCTCCTACAAGAACGTCCAGCGCTGGACCAACGAACTCGCCGAGCGCAAGGGCGTGAAGCGCGGCCGCGTGGTCAACCGCGTGCGCGGCGAGGACAACGAGAAGCTGGAGGAGCGCCACAGCGCCGCTGACATCGACGCGCTCGGCCTCTGA
- a CDS encoding YqaA family protein has protein sequence MSLIVVYGGLFLTSLGAATFLPIQSEFLLTGLILRDDYSVVALVIVASVGNTLGSVINWAIGWQIEKYKDRRWFPASPEQLERAAQWYRKYGYWSLLLSWAPFIGDPLTLAAGLMREPLWIFLILVAIAKTVRYALFSAFILGVF, from the coding sequence ATGAGTTTGATCGTCGTCTATGGCGGCCTTTTCCTGACCTCGTTGGGCGCCGCCACGTTCCTGCCGATCCAATCGGAATTCCTGCTCACCGGTCTGATTCTCAGAGACGACTATTCCGTGGTCGCCCTGGTGATCGTCGCCAGCGTCGGCAACACGCTCGGATCGGTGATCAACTGGGCCATCGGCTGGCAGATCGAGAAGTATAAGGACCGGCGCTGGTTTCCCGCCTCGCCCGAGCAGCTCGAACGGGCCGCGCAGTGGTATCGGAAATACGGATACTGGTCGCTGCTGCTGAGCTGGGCGCCGTTCATCGGCGACCCGCTCACGCTCGCCGCCGGACTGATGCGCGAGCCGCTGTGGATCTTCCTGATCCTCGTCGCCATCGCCAAGACCGTGCGTTACGCTCTCTTCTCCGCCTTCATTCTCGGGGTGTTCTGA
- a CDS encoding aldose 1-epimerase produces the protein MRDARLTVEGETVELTPTELPAGHAIHGHGLRRIWEAESDGSTLRMHYAHEAGIGGWPWPYRAAQVIEIDDAGMTVTLSVLNSGEGAMPVGLGFHPYFPQTPGTRLTLPVATSWPPTEAEKFPVAGGQPVPAALDRREEGPVPMGLDQGFGGWEKTARIAWPERRLALTMTGEGPLDHVIVYTPEHNRYFCVEPVTHAIDAANLTELQGVADTGHAILPAGAEFSVCLRFTVEVI, from the coding sequence ATCCGCGACGCCCGGCTGACCGTCGAGGGCGAGACCGTCGAGCTGACACCGACCGAGTTGCCGGCGGGCCATGCGATCCACGGCCACGGCCTGCGCCGGATCTGGGAGGCGGAGAGCGACGGGTCGACCCTGCGCATGCATTACGCCCACGAGGCGGGCATCGGCGGCTGGCCCTGGCCCTATCGTGCCGCCCAGGTGATTGAGATCGACGACGCCGGCATGACCGTCACCCTGTCCGTGCTCAACTCGGGCGAGGGGGCGATGCCGGTGGGGCTGGGCTTCCATCCCTATTTCCCGCAGACCCCGGGCACCCGCCTGACCCTGCCGGTCGCCACATCCTGGCCGCCGACCGAGGCGGAGAAGTTTCCCGTCGCCGGCGGCCAGCCAGTGCCGGCCGCGCTCGACCGGCGCGAGGAGGGGCCCGTGCCCATGGGCCTCGACCAGGGCTTCGGCGGCTGGGAGAAGACCGCCCGGATCGCCTGGCCCGAACGTCGGCTGGCGCTGACCATGACAGGCGAGGGGCCGCTGGATCACGTCATCGTCTATACCCCGGAGCATAACCGGTATTTCTGCGTAGAGCCGGTCACCCATGCGATCGACGCAGCGAACCTGACGGAACTTCAAGGGGTTGCGGATACCGGCCACGCCATCCTTCCGGCCGGCGCGGAGTTTTCGGTATGTCTGCGGTTTACGGTCGAGGTAATATAA
- a CDS encoding PaaI family thioesterase produces MTAKVSVAEMNQVLQEDLSFMGNLGARFEEITDGYVVARLPYSDLLLRPGGTINGPAMMGLADAVLYAVVLSRIGMVKLAVTTSLTANFLRRPKPGDLMAVGKLIKCGQRLAYGEVLLHIDGRDDDPVCHVTGTYSIPPKEDRPGG; encoded by the coding sequence ATGACGGCAAAAGTGTCTGTCGCCGAAATGAACCAGGTTCTGCAGGAGGACCTGTCCTTCATGGGCAATCTGGGCGCCCGGTTCGAGGAGATCACCGACGGCTACGTGGTCGCCCGGTTGCCGTATTCCGATCTGCTGCTGCGGCCCGGCGGGACGATCAACGGCCCGGCGATGATGGGCCTGGCGGACGCGGTGCTCTATGCGGTGGTGCTGTCGCGCATCGGCATGGTGAAGCTGGCGGTGACCACCAGCCTGACCGCCAACTTCCTGCGCCGGCCCAAGCCAGGCGACCTGATGGCGGTCGGCAAGCTGATCAAATGCGGCCAGCGCCTCGCATATGGCGAGGTGCTTCTCCATATAGACGGTAGGGATGACGACCCGGTCTGCCATGTGACCGGCACCTACTCGATCCCACCGAAAGAGGACCGGCCCGGCGGTTAA
- a CDS encoding formyltransferase family protein, whose amino-acid sequence MTAAPIALLTDMVSAAAISTLSAARGLPNTVFFVSSRAALDRLFEPFDADRPWPGRLVAFYSDVVVPQRYLDAMSLEPVNIHPAPPEYPGKRALEFALRDRVDAYGVTAHVMTLPVDSGPILSVQRFPITPGMTEEALRYHTWRAGFALMFGLMPALAADAPLSPDPALAWGTRDCSEAAWQAVRAEQSA is encoded by the coding sequence GTGACCGCCGCGCCCATCGCGCTCCTGACCGATATGGTCTCCGCCGCCGCGATCTCGACCCTGTCGGCGGCGCGCGGGCTTCCGAACACGGTGTTCTTCGTCTCCAGCCGTGCCGCCCTGGACCGGCTGTTCGAGCCGTTCGACGCCGACCGCCCCTGGCCGGGGCGGCTGGTCGCCTTCTACAGCGACGTGGTGGTGCCGCAGCGCTACCTCGATGCGATGTCGCTCGAGCCGGTGAATATCCATCCGGCCCCGCCCGAATATCCGGGCAAGCGGGCCCTGGAATTCGCGCTGCGCGACCGGGTCGACGCCTATGGGGTGACCGCCCATGTGATGACCCTGCCGGTCGATTCCGGGCCGATCCTGTCGGTTCAGCGCTTTCCCATCACCCCCGGCATGACCGAGGAGGCGCTGCGCTATCACACCTGGCGGGCCGGGTTCGCACTGATGTTCGGCCTGATGCCGGCTCTGGCGGCCGACGCCCCGCTGTCGCCGGACCCGGCCCTCGCCTGGGGCACGCGGGACTGCAGCGAGGCTGCCTGGCAGGCGGTGCGCGCGGAGCAATCGGCCTAA
- the rpsI gene encoding 30S ribosomal protein S9, producing MSMETETTSTDEAQGLDKLAELQAETSAAPAEPVVDKFGRSYATGRRKNAIARVWVKRGQGIITVNGKPSAEYFARPVLQMIIDQPFEAAERTGQFDVFCTVTGGGLSGQAGAVRHGISQALTLFEPGLRPTLKKGGFLTRDPRMVERKKYGKAKARRSFQFSKR from the coding sequence ATGTCGATGGAAACCGAGACCACGTCGACGGATGAGGCCCAGGGCCTCGACAAGCTGGCCGAGCTGCAGGCTGAGACCTCGGCCGCTCCGGCGGAGCCGGTGGTCGACAAGTTCGGTCGCTCCTACGCGACCGGCCGCCGCAAGAACGCGATCGCCCGTGTGTGGGTGAAGCGCGGCCAGGGCATCATCACCGTCAACGGCAAGCCGTCGGCCGAGTATTTCGCCCGTCCGGTGCTGCAGATGATCATCGACCAGCCGTTCGAGGCGGCCGAGCGGACCGGTCAGTTCGACGTGTTCTGCACGGTGACCGGCGGCGGTCTGTCCGGCCAGGCCGGTGCGGTGCGCCACGGGATCTCCCAGGCCCTGACCCTCTTCGAGCCGGGCCTGCGCCCGACCCTGAAGAAGGGCGGCTTCCTGACCCGCGACCCGCGCATGGTCGAGCGTAAGAAGTACGGCAAGGCCAAGGCCCGCCGCAGCTTCCAGTTCTCCAAGCGCTAA
- a CDS encoding TrkH family potassium uptake protein, giving the protein MLDLRVVAHILGWVMISIAVMLLVPAVLDWAREDSDWPAFVVAAVVSALFGALMILANTAPERPELNLRQAFVLIASGWLTVCLFGSIPFMAYGLSVTDAVFETMSGITTTGSTVLTGLDSMPEGILLWRAMLHWIGGIGIIAIAVMILPYLRVGGMQIYKMETSVHEGEAASFTSRILLRLSMVYVGLTVLCFAAYWALGMSFFDAVTHSMATVSTGGYSTHDSSFGHFQSAWLQWAAILFMISGAIPFILFVRATQGNFRGLIKDEQVRGFLGFLAVFSVLTAFWLMTRDDALGFGKALTLTAFNITAIVTTTGFATTDYTLWGTGAVGLFLLLMFVGGCSGSTSGSIKIYRYQVLWLFVRAHLKRLFSPRRIIVLRYNGKTLSEDVPLSVLAFLAVFIATIAIFTVVLSFLGLDLVTAYSASITAISNVGPGLGPIIGPSGTFQSLPDAAKWVLVIAMLAGRLEVLALLVFFDRDFWRA; this is encoded by the coding sequence GTGCTGGACCTCAGGGTCGTTGCCCACATCCTCGGATGGGTGATGATTTCCATCGCGGTGATGCTGCTTGTACCCGCGGTGCTGGACTGGGCTCGGGAAGATTCGGACTGGCCGGCCTTCGTGGTCGCCGCCGTGGTCTCTGCCCTGTTCGGCGCCTTGATGATTCTGGCCAACACCGCGCCGGAGCGGCCGGAGCTGAACCTGCGCCAGGCCTTCGTGCTGATCGCCTCCGGGTGGCTCACGGTCTGCCTGTTTGGCTCGATCCCCTTTATGGCCTATGGGCTGTCGGTCACCGACGCGGTGTTCGAGACCATGTCGGGCATCACCACGACCGGATCGACGGTACTCACCGGGCTCGATTCCATGCCCGAGGGGATCCTGCTGTGGCGGGCGATGCTGCACTGGATCGGCGGTATCGGGATCATCGCCATCGCCGTGATGATCCTGCCGTATCTGCGGGTCGGCGGCATGCAGATCTACAAGATGGAAACCTCCGTCCACGAGGGCGAGGCGGCCTCCTTCACCAGCCGCATCCTGCTGCGGCTCTCGATGGTCTATGTCGGCCTGACGGTGCTGTGCTTCGCGGCCTACTGGGCGCTGGGCATGAGCTTCTTCGACGCGGTGACCCATTCGATGGCGACGGTCTCCACCGGCGGCTATTCGACCCACGATTCCTCGTTCGGCCATTTCCAGTCCGCCTGGCTGCAATGGGCAGCGATCCTGTTCATGATCAGCGGCGCGATCCCGTTCATCCTGTTCGTGCGCGCGACCCAGGGCAATTTCCGCGGCCTGATCAAGGACGAGCAGGTGCGCGGCTTCCTCGGCTTCCTGGCGGTGTTCAGCGTGCTGACGGCGTTCTGGCTGATGACCCGCGACGACGCGCTCGGCTTCGGCAAGGCGCTGACCCTGACGGCGTTCAACATCACGGCCATCGTCACCACCACCGGCTTCGCCACCACCGACTACACCCTGTGGGGCACCGGGGCGGTCGGCCTGTTCCTGCTGCTGATGTTCGTCGGCGGCTGTTCGGGATCGACCTCGGGCTCGATCAAGATTTATCGCTACCAGGTGCTCTGGCTGTTCGTGCGCGCCCATCTGAAGCGCCTGTTCTCGCCGCGCCGGATCATCGTGCTGCGCTACAACGGCAAGACCCTGAGCGAGGACGTGCCGCTGTCGGTGCTGGCCTTCCTCGCGGTGTTCATCGCGACCATCGCGATCTTCACCGTGGTGCTGAGCTTCCTCGGACTGGACCTGGTCACCGCCTATTCGGCCTCCATCACCGCGATCTCCAACGTGGGTCCGGGGCTGGGGCCGATCATCGGGCCCAGCGGGACGTTCCAGTCGCTGCCGGATGCCGCCAAATGGGTGCTCGTCATCGCCATGCTGGCGGGCCGGCTGGAGGTTCTGGCGCTGCTGGTGTTCTTCGACCGGGACTTCTGGCGGGCCTAA